The following proteins come from a genomic window of Bacteroidota bacterium:
- a CDS encoding carotenoid biosynthesis protein, with amino-acid sequence MIDYLKTRPYILVTLLLIVFYAVGLAGLFYNPTKHIIIFLIPYTILMNFILMMFFHKGWSRTFILISAITAIAGFLVEAIGVSTGIIFGEYSYGSRMGLKIFHTPLLIGINWVFVVYTAFMITRNFQRSWLIKALTGALLLVLYDLLLEPFAMSYDMWDWKGGVVPVQNYLAWFILSFVFLTMFIKSGIDIRNKIAIPIVLIQSSFFLVLFISGY; translated from the coding sequence ATGATAGATTACCTGAAAACAAGGCCTTATATACTTGTCACATTGCTATTGATAGTCTTTTATGCAGTCGGGCTGGCCGGACTGTTTTACAATCCTACTAAACATATTATAATTTTCCTCATACCATATACTATACTGATGAATTTCATCCTTATGATGTTTTTTCATAAAGGATGGTCAAGAACCTTTATATTAATTTCGGCAATCACAGCCATCGCAGGTTTCCTGGTTGAAGCTATCGGAGTAAGTACGGGAATTATCTTTGGTGAATATTCCTATGGCAGCAGGATGGGACTTAAAATCTTTCATACCCCTTTGCTCATAGGGATTAACTGGGTCTTCGTGGTTTATACAGCATTTATGATCACACGCAATTTTCAGCGTTCCTGGTTGATAAAAGCATTGACCGGAGCCCTGCTTCTGGTGTTATACGACCTCCTCCTGGAGCCTTTTGCCATGTCGTATGATATGTGGGATTGGAAAGGAGGTGTCGTTCCGGTCCAAAACTACCTCGCCTGGTTCATCCTGTCGTTTGTCTTTCTTACTATGTTTATTAAGTCAGGAATTGATATCCGAAATAAAATTGCAATACCCATAGTACTTATCCAGTCATCCTTTTTCCTGGTACTATTTATAAGTGGGTATTGA
- a CDS encoding glycosyltransferase family 2 protein, which produces MTWVAAFVTGFLILRLIVSLINFFSRPLLIQRNYSDRGLISVLIPARNEEKNLPVLLETLKQQNYKNLEILVYDDQSTDSTPEIVKKFLLNDPRIRLISGANPSHGWIGKNFACHNLAKEANGVCFLFLDADVVTAPSLISSSIEYLCRNKLALLSIFPDQIMKSPGEKATVPYMHWILLTLLPLISVRKTKNKNLSAANGQFMMFEAATYRQFQFHEMVKRNPVEDIQIMKIMKSMKLKVATLLGNRLISCRMYGGWHDALEGFSKNVADFFGSQYFWMVLYMLITTLGIPLVAFAWNMWLGLLYLLTILLMRIAVSLSAHQSIAVNLIYAIPQHISFIAMCILSVRNRIRGSIIWKDRKIILP; this is translated from the coding sequence ATGACATGGGTAGCAGCTTTTGTCACAGGGTTTCTAATACTCAGGTTGATAGTCAGCCTGATCAATTTTTTTAGCCGACCTCTGCTGATTCAAAGAAATTATTCCGACAGAGGACTTATTTCGGTTTTAATTCCGGCCCGGAATGAGGAGAAAAACCTTCCTGTATTGCTGGAGACACTTAAGCAACAGAATTATAAAAATCTGGAAATCCTGGTATACGACGATCAAAGTACAGATTCAACACCGGAAATTGTAAAAAAATTCTTGTTAAATGATCCCAGGATCCGCTTAATATCAGGAGCCAATCCTTCTCATGGCTGGATAGGAAAAAACTTTGCCTGTCATAATCTTGCAAAAGAAGCAAACGGTGTCTGTTTTTTATTCCTTGATGCAGATGTCGTTACAGCACCTTCTTTGATCAGCAGTTCAATTGAATACCTTTGCCGAAACAAGCTGGCTTTATTGTCAATATTTCCGGATCAGATCATGAAAAGTCCTGGTGAAAAAGCTACGGTTCCATATATGCACTGGATACTTTTAACGCTGCTCCCCCTGATTTCTGTCAGGAAAACCAAGAATAAGAATCTGTCGGCGGCAAACGGACAATTTATGATGTTCGAAGCGGCCACTTACCGCCAATTTCAATTTCACGAAATGGTCAAACGAAATCCGGTTGAAGATATTCAAATCATGAAAATCATGAAATCCATGAAATTGAAAGTAGCCACATTGCTTGGCAACCGGTTGATCAGTTGCCGGATGTACGGAGGCTGGCACGATGCCCTGGAAGGATTTTCAAAAAATGTAGCCGATTTTTTCGGATCGCAATACTTTTGGATGGTCCTGTACATGTTGATAACCACTTTGGGGATTCCATTGGTTGCTTTTGCATGGAATATGTGGCTGGGACTTTTATATTTATTGACCATCCTGTTAATGAGGATAGCGGTTTCTCTGTCGGCTCATCAAAGTATTGCCGTGAACCTGATCTACGCAATCCCCCAGCATATATCATTCATCGCTATGTGCATCCTGTCGGTAAGGAATCGTATCCGTGGCAGCATTATTTGGAAGGACAGAAAAATTATCCTTCCATAA
- a CDS encoding lysophospholipid acyltransferase family protein, with the protein MISAKPYAYYSRFLSFYIRFILKRNFREIKIIGKAEPTDKAILLIGNHSSWWDGFFAYHLNRKVFRKRPFVMMLEEQLKKNPFLRGLGAFSVKKGSKSMVQSLKYASDILMNPRNLLLLFPQGKIISTFLYPQSFEKGWFRIIQNANTEVSVIFMVNLVEYLSEKRPTVFMYYKVYPGNEILTPENIELEFNLFLKSCIDNQNRQI; encoded by the coding sequence ATGATAAGTGCAAAACCATATGCATATTATAGCCGCTTTTTATCATTTTACATCCGCTTTATCCTGAAAAGGAATTTCAGAGAAATAAAAATCATTGGTAAAGCAGAACCAACCGATAAGGCGATATTGCTAATCGGCAATCATTCCAGCTGGTGGGACGGATTTTTTGCGTACCACCTGAACAGGAAAGTATTCAGGAAAAGACCCTTTGTGATGATGCTGGAGGAGCAACTGAAAAAAAATCCATTTTTACGCGGATTGGGAGCCTTTTCCGTTAAAAAAGGATCGAAATCCATGGTTCAATCCCTAAAATACGCAAGTGATATTTTGATGAATCCCCGGAATCTCCTGCTGTTATTCCCTCAGGGTAAAATAATTTCAACATTTCTGTATCCTCAGAGTTTTGAAAAAGGATGGTTCAGGATAATACAAAATGCAAATACCGAAGTCAGTGTCATTTTTATGGTTAACCTGGTAGAGTACCTTTCAGAGAAAAGACCCACAGTATTCATGTATTATAAAGTATATCCCGGTAATGAGATACTCACTCCGGAAAACATTGAGTTAGAATTTAATCTTTTCCTGAAATCCTGCATAGATAACCAAAACCGTCAAATATGA